CCGCTAACCGCTCTTGCGGCGGAACTCTCGCTTGTGATCCGCGCTGCCGTGGGCGTCGTGCACCTTCGACTGTCCGTCCAGGTGTGCCGCCGTATTCGACTGCCGGTGGTTCTTGCGATCCAGTGCCTCACGGAACTTGCGTTTGATGTCGTCGGTCTCGGCTTCCGTCACCTCGTCCTCCTCCCGCTCGTGGGTACTCGGGAATGTACCGCCGAGGGAAGAAGGAGTCGCGTGAATATTCTCGGCCTACAGGTAGACGGCCGTAGAGCCACCGACCGGCATCGCCGGCAGACCGAGCTTGCGGTGGTCCCACGACCGGACCCGCTCCGGGACGACGCGGACCGCGACCCGCTTGTGGAGCATCATCTCGACGGCGGGTTTGACGTCCTCCGAGTACGGACCCGTGTAGCGCTCCCAGATGCTGATGCCGACCTTGAACAGCGCCTCCGGGTCGTCGACGATCTCGCCGCGTCCCTCGATCGAGACGCCGCGCAACGTGTCGTAGGTGTCGCCGTCCTCGATCATCATCGTGAGCCGGTCGTCACGGCGGAGGTTGACGGCCTTCTGGGACTTCGCCTTGGTCTCGAACCACAGCTCGCCGTCGATCACCGCGTACCACATGGCGACCAGATGCGGCGTGCCGTTCGGTCCGATCGTCGCCATCGTCGAGACCCGGCTTCGTTCGATGAATTCGGTGATCTCGACTTCCGTCATCGTGATCTGCCCGCGCTGGTTGGTTCCCACAGCAGTTCCTCCGCTCGACTGAAATTCGCTCCTGCGAAAGACTGTGCCACGAATCACTTTCGTGGATGCCGAGCGGGTCCGCCGCGGCGGCTAGAGGCGCTTGTGGAGGGCGTCGGCGGCGGCCAGCAGATCGGCCGCCCAGCGGGCGCCCGGGCGACGGCCCATCCGATCGATCGGGCCGGAAACCGAGATCGCGGCGACGACGTTGCCGGCGGCGTCCCGGACCGGTGCCGCGACACTGGCCACACCCGGCTCGCGCTCGGCGGCACTCTGGGCCCAGCCGCGACGGCGGACCTCGACGAGCACCCGTTCGCCGAACGATGCGTCGGGGAGGATGGCGCGCTGCGTCTGGGGGTCGGCCCATGCGAGGAGGACCTTGGCCCCGGATCCGGCCGTCATCGGCAGGCGGGCACCCACGAGGACCGTGTCGCGCAGTCCGGTGGGCGGTTCCATGGAGGCGATGCACACGCGCTGTGTGCCTTCGCGTCGGTACAACTGGACGCTCTCGCCGGTGATCTCGCGGAGGCGCGGCAGCACGAGGGCGGCGGCGTCGACGAGTGGGTCGCTGGCGCTCGCAGCGAGTTCGCTCAATCCGGGGCCCGGGCACCACAGACCGTCCGCGTCGCGGGTGAGGAGCCGGTGGACCTCGAGGCCCACCGCGAGCCGGTGCGCGGTGGCACGAGGGAGACCGGTTCGGTTGCACAGTTCGGTGAGGCTGCACGGCTGTTCGGCCACCGCATGTAGCACGCCCATTGCTTTGTCAAGCACTCCGATACCGCTATGCTGTCTCATAGGTCGATACTCCGTTCTCGCATATTGGGATCATAACCGAATGCGGCGGCGGATGGTTTCGACACATCACGCGAGACGGGTCGGCCCTGAAACCCGGCGACGCGACATCCTGATCACAGAGGTGGAGAAGATGGCTCACAGAGGACGCACTCTGGCCGAGAAGGTGTGGGACGAGCACGTAGTCGTGCGCGGCGAGGGTGAGGGTTCGGCGCGTCAGCCGGACCTGATCTACATCGACCTGCACCTCGTGCACGAGGTCACCAGCCCGCAGGCATTCGACGGACTCCGGCTCGCCGGCCGGAAGCTGCGTCGCCCGGACCTGACGATCGCCACCGAGGACCACAACGTCCCGACGGTCGACATCGACAAGCCGATCGCGGACCCGGTCTCGCGGACCCAGGTCGACACTCTGCGCAAGAACTGCGAGGAGTTCGGGGTTCGCCTGCACCCGATGGGCGATCTGGACCAGGGCATCGTGCACGTGGTCGGTCCGCAGCTGGGTCTGACGCAGCCCGGCACGACCGTCGTCTGTGGTGACAGCCACACGTCCACGCACGGTGCTTTCGGTGCTCTCGCAATGGGAATCGGCACCAGTGAGGTCGAGCACGTGATGGCCACCCAGACGCTGTCGCTGCGGCCGTTCAAGACGATGGCGATCACGGTCGACGGCGAACTGCCGCCCGGCGTCACGAGCAAGGACCTGATCCTCGCCGTGATCGCGAAGATCGGTACCGGTGGGGGACAGGGGTATGTCCTCGAGTACCGCGGCGAGGCCATCCGGAAGCTGTCGATGGAAGCCCGGATGACGATCTGCAACATGTCGATCGAGGCGGGTGCCCGCGCCGGCATGATCGCGCCGGACGAGACCACCTACGAGTTCATCAAGGGTCGTCCGCACGCGCCGCAGGGTGCCGATTGGGATGCGGCCGTTGCGGCCTGGGACCAGCTGGCGACCGACGAGGACGCCGTCTTCGATGCCGAGGTCCACATCGACGCGGCGTCGCTGACGCCGTTCGTCACCTGGGGCACCAACCCCGGTCAGGGTGCTCCGCTCGGTGATTCGGTGCCGAACCCGGCCGATATCGCGGACGAGAGCGAGCGCCTCGCGGCGGAGAAGGCTCTGGCCTACATGGGATTGGAGGCCGGCACGCCGCTGCGTGAGGTGCCCGTCGACACCGTCTTCGTCGGATCGTGCACCAACGGCCGGATCGAGGATCTGCGTGCGGTCGCTGAGGTTCTGAAGGGTCGTCGCGTCGCCGAAGGCGTCCGGATGCTGATCGTCCCCGGATCGATGCGCGTGCGGGCCCAGGCCGAAGATGAGGGTCTCGGTGAGATCTTCACCACTGCGGGCGCCGACTGGCGTCAGGCGGGATGCTCGATGTGCCTGGGCATGAATCCGGACCAGTTGGCCCCGGGTGAGCGTTCGGCGTCGACGTCCAACCGCAATTTCGAAGGCCGCCAAGGCAAGGGCGGTCGCACGCACCTCGTCTCTCCGGCGGTCGCCGCGGCGACCGCGGTCCGGGGAACGCTCTCGGCACCGGCAGATCTGGCATAGGGCGCAAGGGAACTAGGAGAAAATCGATGGAAGCCTTTACCACTCATAAGGGAATCGGTGTTCCTCTGCGCCGTTCCAACGTGGACACCGACCAGATCATCCCCGCGGTGTACCTGAAGCGCGTGACCCGCAGCGGTTTCGAGGACGGACTCTTCGCCGGTTGGCGGACGGACCCCGAGTTCATTCTCAACGTCCAGCCGTACGACAAGGGCTCCGTTCTGGTCGCCGGCCCCGACTTCGGCACCGGCTCGTCCCGAGAGCACGCCGTCTGGGCGCTGTCCGACTACGGTTTCCGCGTCGTCATCGCGTCACGTTTCGCCGACATCTTCCGCGGCAACGCCGGCAAGGCCGGTCTGCTCGCCGCTCAGGTCGATCAGAGCGATGTCGAGATGCTGTGGAAGCTCCTCGAAGAGCAGCCGGGCCTCGAGCTCGTGGTGAACCTCGAGGACAAGACGGTGACCGCCGGAACGACGGTGGTGCGCTTCGAGATTGACGACTACACGCGGTGGCGTCTGCTCGAGGGTCTCGACGACATCGGACTCACGTTGCGCCAGGTAGACGCGATTTCGGAGTTCGAAAAGTCAAGGCCGTCATGGAAACCTGCGACGCTTCCCGCACGCGTCGCGAACGACAATTGACGCAATCGGACAGCTGACTCGGCCCCCCGATCTACCACAGATCGGGGGGCCGCGCTTGATGAGAATTGGCGTGCCACATAGACTCTTGCCGATTTCGGGTTTACCGTAGTTCGTAGTCGGTCCGACGGTGGACCATTAGTTTGCGGAGGAATTTCCCATGAACAAGGCAGAGCTCATCGATGTTCTGACCGAGAAACTGGGCACGGATCGGCGCACCGCCACCGAGGCTGTCGAGCATGTCGTCGACACCATCGTGCGGGCCGTCCATGCCGGGGACAGTGTCACCATCACCGGATTCGGTGTCTTCGAGCAGCGTCGCCGCGCGGCCCGTGTCGCGCGCAACCCGCGCACCGGCGAGACCGTCAAGGTCAAGCCGACGTCGGTTCCGGCCTTCCGTCCGGGCGCACAGTTCAAGGCACTCATCGCCGGTGGCCAGAAGCTGCCGTCCAGCGGCCCGGCCGTCAAGCGTGGTGCGGCTGAGCCCGTGAAGAAGGCTGCGGCCAAGAAGACGGCGGCCAAGAAGGCTGCCGCCAAGAAGACTGCGGCGAAGAAGACTGCGGCCAAGGCTCCCGCCAAGACCGTGGCGAAGAAGACCGCGGCCAAGGCTCCCGCCAAGACCGTGGCGAAGAAGACCGCGGCCAAGGCTCCCGCCAAGAAGGTCGTCGCGAAGAAGACCGTCGCGAAGAAGACTGCGGCCAAGGCTCCCGCCAAGACCGTGGCGAAGAAGACCGCGGCCAAGGCTCCCGCCAAGAAGGTTGTCGCGAAGAAGACCGTCGCGAAGAAGACTGCGGCCAAGGCTCCCGCCAAGACCGCAGCCAAGAAGACCGCGGCCAAGAAGGCTCCGGCCAAGCGCACCGCCCGCAAGTAAACTGCGGCGTCACAGCGTCGACGGAACACTCCGTAACTGACTCGGCGGCCACGGGAATTATCCCGTGGCCGCCGAGTTGTGTTGTCCGATCAGCGGATCAATTTGCCTTGCGTACGACCGGAAGTGGACTGTCGATATGGTCGGCGGCGACGAGTCGTCCTCCGGACAGAGACAGAACCCACATACTCGCCTTGCGGTTTCGTGCCGGCGGCAACTGGATACCGTCGCGCTCGGCCCACCATTGCATCAGGTCGGGAATGACGCCGCCCTGACTGCAGATCACCTGGACGCCGCCCATCGCCGCGATCTTGCGTGCGCGGGCCCGTGCGCCTGCCGGATCGGCCGCGTAGCCCTCCTCCGACAGCAGCGGTTCGAGTCTGATCGGGACGCCGAGTTCCGCAGCGAGGGGCTCGACCGTCTGGACGCACCGCGCGCGATCCGCCGAGCAGATTTCGCTGGCTCCGAACGCCCGCAGTTGTGCCACAAGCGCTTTCGCCTGAACCTGCCCCTTCGCGTCGAGGGGGCGCACAGTGTCGTCGCCGGTGTAGTTCTTGCTGCTGCCTGCCTTGGCGTGCCGGACCAGCAGTACCGTCGTCGTGTCGGGCGGGAGCGCCGCGAACCGCCTCAGGATCATTCGATCCATCGGGTAGGACAGTTGTTCGGCGACAAGGTCGGGCGCGAGCCATCGCAGTTCGTCGACCTCGTCGTTGGGCGTGAACTCGCCGGATGCCGCCTCGGCCGCCCAGTATTCGACCCGTTTCAGTTTGCGGTGCCCCGGTATCGGATATGTCACACCTGACAGGTACCGACCCAATTGGGCGTTGATCCCGGTTTCTTCGTGGATCTCGCGGATGGCCGCAACAATCGACGTTTCACCGGGATCGAGCTTTCCTTTGGGAAATGACCAGTCGTCATACCGCGGACGGTGAATGAGAGCGATTTCGATCTCATACGGATTCGAAGGAGACTTCCGCCACAGGACCGCACCCGCCGCGAAGATATTTGCTTTGACCGGTTTGTCGGTTATCGGTCTGTCGGGCTGCGGCTTTTCAGGGCTCAACGGCTTGTTCCTTCCATCGACCACGGGTTCGCGGTGCTCGGCAGGGCAGGGTGTCGGTCAGGAGGTGACGTACCGACGGCGGCGCATCATCTCCTCCTGGTGCTCACGGACCTTCTCGCCGCGGGCCGGCGACGCCTGCCAACTACTGTCGGCCTGGAGGACCCAGCAGCGCGTGGTCGGATCGAGCGCGGATTCGAAGATCTCGTCGAGCTGACGGGTCAGGCGCGGATCCTTGACCTGCGCCATCACTTCGACGCGCCGATCGAGGTTGCGGTGCATCATGTCCGCGCTGCCGATCCAGAACTCGTTCGCCGCGCGGAAGTGCATGATCCGGGAGTGCTCGAGGAACCGGCCGAGGATGGACCGGACCTCGATGTTCTCGCTCAGACCCGGAACGCCCGGCTTGAGGGCGCAGATGCCGCGGACGACCACCTGGACCGGGACGCCGGCCCGAGACGCCCGATACAGCGCGTCGATCACCTGCTCGTCGACGAGTGCGTTGGCCTTGAGTCGGATCCCGGCTTCGTGTCCGGCCTTCCTGTGCTCGATCTCGGCCTCGATGCGGGCGATGATTCCGGCGCGTACGCCGTACGGCGCGACGAGCAGGTTGCGGTACTGGGATTTCCGCGAGTATCCGGTGAGCGAGTTGAACAGATCGGTCAGGTCGGCGCCGATCTCGGGCGCGGCCGTCAGCAGGCCGACGTCTTCGTAGAGTCGCGCGGTCTTGGGGTTGTAGTTGCCGGTCCCGATGTGGCAGTAGCGGCGGATCGTGGAGCCCTCACGGCGCACCACGAGACAGGTCTTGCAGTGGGTCTTCAGGCCGACGAGGCCGTAGACGACGTGGACGCCCGCCTGTTCGAGCTTGCGTGCCCACTTGATGTTGGCCTGTTCGTCGAACCGCGCCTTGATCTCGACGAGCGCGACCACCTGCTTGCCGGCCTCGGCGGCAGCGACGAGCGCGTTGACGATCGGCGAGTCACCGGACGTCCGGTACAGGGTCTGCTTGATCGCGAGCACCTGCGGGTCGGCGGCGGCCTGCTCGATGAACCGCTGCACGCTCGTCGAGAACGAGTCGTACGGATGCTGGACGAGGACGTCGCCGTCGCGCAACGTCGAGAACACGCTCTTGGGCGTCTCCCGTTCACCGAACGCGGGGTGGGTCGCGGGTACGAACGGCGCGTCCTTGAGGTTCGGCCGGTCCACTCCGTAGACCTGCCAGAGCGACGAAAGATCAAGTAGCCCAGGAACTTGGATGACGTCACCGGGATCGACGTCCAGCTCCCGCAACAGCAGTTCGAGCATGTGCTCGGTCATGTCGTCCGCCACTTCGAGCCGGACGGGGGACCCGAAGCGGCGTCGGGCGAGTTCGCGTTCGAGTGCCTGGAGGAGGTCCTCGTCCCGATCCTCCTCGACCTCGAAATCGGCGTTGCGGGTGATCCGGAAGGCGTGGTGTTCCACGACTTCCATCCCGGGGAAGAGGACGTCGAGATGCGCGGCGATGAGGTCCTCGGTCGGCAGGAACGCGGGGATCGCACTCGCGGGATCGCCGGTGCGAGTGACGCGTACGAACCGGTCGACGTTGTCCGGCACCTTCACGCGGGCGAAGTGTTCGCCCCCGGTGGTCGCGTCCTTCACCGTCACGGCGAGGTTCAGACTCAGCCCGCTGATATAGGGGAACGGGTGGGCGGGATCGACGGCGAGCGGTGTCAGGACCGGGAAGACCTGCTCGTGGAAGTAGTTCGACAGACGACGACGTTCCTCGGTGTCGAGGTCGGGCCAACCGATGATCGAGATTCCCTCCGCGGCGAGCGCGGGACGCACCGAGTCGAGGAAGACCCGGGCGTGCTTGTACGAGATCTCCTGGGTGCGGGATCCGATCAGCGCCAACTGCTCACGAGGCGAGAGCCCGTCGGCGGAGCGGACGGACAGCCCGGTTTCGTCGCGACGCTTGAGGCCCGCCACCCGGACCATGTAGAACTCGTCGAGATTGGATGCGAAGATCGCGAGGAACTTCGCGCGCTCGAGCAGTGGCAGCGAGGTGTCCTCGGCCAGGGCGAGCACGCGCGAGTTGAAGTCGAGCCAACTGAGTTCGCGGTTCAGGTAACGGGCGACGGGCAGCCCGACGTCCTCCGTCCCGGTCGGGGGCGGGGTCGCCGCCGGCGGTGCGGTGGGGATGCTCGGCGAGTGGCCTCCGTCGGGACCGCTCGCCGGTACCTTCCGGTCGGTCCCGGCGCGGTTGCCCTGGGATCGGTCGGATTCTGTGCGTCGCTCGAGTGCTCTCCCGTTGCTCACACTCCGATCATCCCTCGAGAAATGCAGGCACGACAATCGATCACGGGCAGTTCACGGCAACTAGGGACGACGGTCACCCGATGTACACGCGATGCGGTCGAGCACCGCGCGAGTCCTGGGCCCGACCCCGAGGCGTGCGGCGGCGGTGAGATCCGCGACGGTGTCCACGTCCTGGCGCAGACCCGGCCAGCCGCCGTCGAGCGCCTGCGCACCGGAGGCGATGTGGCGGGCGGCCGAATTCGAACCGAACCGTGGATCGAGGGTGGTTCCGGGCCCGCACGCGAACAGTGCCGCGGTGCCGGTGCCCGTGTGGTCCACGACGATTGCGCGCCCGACCCGCCGCGCGGCCGTGAGCGCATCGAGCAGTTCGGCGGCACGCAGGGCGGGCAGGTCCGCCTGCAGCGCGACGAGATCGGTCTCGTCGGGGCGAGACTCCAGTCCGGTCTCGGCGGCGACGAGCGCTGCATTGAGCCCCGACGTGTCGGTGTGCGATCGGGCCGGGTCCGGCCAGTGCCGGACGCCGTATTCGTCGGCGATCGCGGCCACCGCCGGATCGGGTGTGACGACGGTGATCCCCGAGTGCGGATCGGTCCCGATCCCGGCGCCGAGGAGGGTGGCCAGCGTGTCGTGGAGCATCGCCGCGACCAGATCGGTGCGGTCGGCGACGGAGAGGGATTCGGCGAGCCGCGACTTCGCCAGGCGGAGTTCCTTGACCGCGATCAGGACATGGGTGTGCACCGCCCGCTCCGATCGGTGCTGCGCCTCCATGGCCTCCATGCGCGCAATCTTGCCAGTCGCCTCGTGGTGGGCTCGCGACCGGCGACCGGACCGCCCGGGGGAGATATCGTGTTGTCGAGCAATCAGCGGAGTTCAGCGGAGCGAGCAGGTCGGCGGCGGAACGGTGTGGGCAGTGAACGACACGAGTGGTGAGCGCGGATCGGAGGGGACGGCGTGAGCAAGGCCGCGGTGTTGGGGGCGGGTTCGTGGGGGACCGCGTTTGCGAAGGTGCTCGCGGACGCGGGTACGGATGTCACGTTGTGGGCCAGGCGCAGTGAGGTGGCGGACGCCGTCGTCGCGCGGCACGAGAACCCCGACTATCTGCCCGGCGTCGTGTTGCCGTCCACGGTGTCGGCGACGGCCGACCACGAGGAGGCGCTCGCCGGAGCCGACCTGGTGGTGCTGGCGGTGCCATCGCAGTCGTTGCGCGGCAACCTCGAGCGCTGGGCCGGGGCCATCGGTCCGGACGCGACGCTCCTGAGCCTCGCCAAGGGCATCGAGAGCGTGACGCTGTTGCGGATGAGCGAGGTGATCTCTCGGGTCGCCTCGGTCGACCCGTCGCGGGTCGCGGTGCTGTCCGGGCCGAACCTCGCCCGTGAGATCGCGCTGGAGCAGCCAGCCGCCACCGTCGTGGCGTGCACCGACGAGGCGCGCGCCATGGCGATTCAGAAGTCTTGTGCAACAGGGTATTTCCGCCCCTACACCAACACCGACGTGATCGGGTGCGAGGTCGGCGGCGCGTGCAAGAACGTCATCGCGCTGGCGTGCGGAATGGCGTCGGGGATCGGCCTGGGCGAGAACACGGTCGCCAGCCTCATCACACGCGGTCTCGCCGAGATCATCCGACTCGGTGTCGCGCTCGGCGCGAACGCGGCGACGCTGGCGGGACTCGCCGGTGTCGGCGATCTGGTCGCGACGTGCACGTCACCGCTCTCGCGGAACCGTTCTTTCGGTGAACGGCTCGGTCTCGGCGACTCACTCGAGAGCGCACAGGCGGCCACACACGGGCAGGTCGCCGAGGGGGTCAAGTCGTGCTCGTCGGTCCGGGCGCTCGCGGCCGCGCACGGCGTCGAGATGCCGATCACCGAAGCCGTTCACCAGGTGTGCCACGAGGGCCTGGCGGTCCAGGATGCGGTCGGAATGTTACTCGGCCGACGAGTCAAGCCCGAGTAATGCCCGGAGCCGCGATCGGGCTGCTCGGTCGGTTCGGTGTGTCGGTGCTCTCGACGGTACGGTTTGGGGCGTGAACAATCCGCGTACCAGGGTCGCCGTCATCTTCGGTGGCCGTAGCAACGAGCATTCTGTGTCCTGTGTGTCCGCCGGCAGCGTCCTGAGGAACCTCGACCCGGAGCGCTACGAGGTGGTACCGATCGGGATCACGACGGACGGGTCCTGGGTCCTGGGATCGACCGACCCGGCCACGCTGGCCATCCGCGACCGGTCCATGCCGACCGTCGACGCGGACGGCACGTCGCTGGCTCTCACCGCGGACCCCACCCGCTCGGGTGCGTTGGTCGCGCTCGACAAGACGCGTGCGGGGGAGATTCTCGCGTCGGTGGACGTCGTGTTCCCGGTCCTGCACGGCGCGTACGGCGAGGACGGCACCATTCAGGGCCTCCTCGAACTCGCCGGCATCCCGTACGTCGGCCCCGGCGTGCTGGCGAGCGCCGCGGGCATGGACAAGGAGTTCACCAAGAAGCTCCTCGCGGCCGAGGGTCTTCCGATCGGCTTCCAGGTCGTGTTGCGGCCGGGTACCGCGACGCTCACCGACATGCAGAAGGAGCGCCTCGGACTGCCGGTGTTCGTCAAGCCCGCGCGCGGCGGATCGTCGATCGGCATCACGCGCGTCGCGGACTGGGACCAGTTCGACGACGCGGTGGCCCACGCCCGGAAGCACGACCCCAAGGTGATCGTCGAATCCGGCATCGTGGGACGCGAGGTCGAGTGCGGTGTCCTCGAGTTCCCGGACGGCGACGTGCGGGCGAGCGTGGTGGCCGAGATCCGCATGCCCGATACCGACGGCGACGAGTCCGCGTTCTACGACTTCGACACCAAGTACCTCGACGACGTCTGCGAGTTCGACGTCCCGGCCAAGCTCGACGACGACATCAGCGAGCAGATCCGCGAACTCGCCGTCCGGGCATTCCGGGCGCTCGACTGCCAGGGTCTGGCGCGGGTCGACTTCTTCGTCACCGCAGAGGGTCCGGTGATCAACGAGATCAATACGATGCCCGGATTCACGTCGATCTCGATGTACCCGCGCATGTGGCAGGCGGTCGGCGTCGAATACGCGGACCTGGTCTCGACGCTCGTCGACACCGCGCTCGCCCGGGGCACCGGGCTTCGCTGACACAGTCCCGCGGGACCGGGCTCCGGTGGAACCGGAGCCCGGGACTCACGGATTGGGGACGGGTGCCGGATCGAGGGGCTGCTGCGGCAGCGCCTGAGTGACTGCGGCCGACGCGTCCTGCAGGGGTGTAGGACCCGACCCGTTCGGCACGGTCAGTGCGACGTACACGCCGCGGTCGACGGTGTACCACGTGCTGGCCTCAATGCCCTGCGCGGCACCGGAGATCTCGAACCACTGCACGCCGTCGACCACGGAGAGCGGCGACGCCTGGTTGAACTCCGGCGGCCGGGGCAACCCGCACCGCATGACGACGGGGTCGCCCTCCGTCGGCTGCCAGGCGGCGGTGGCCTCGGGAGCCGGATCCCGGAGTTCGGCGCGGGTGTAGTCACCGAGGTTCTCGGGCAGATTCCCCATGAGTTCGGTGCACTCGGCGGACTGCGCGGCTGGGGCCTCCACCGGGCCGAGGCCCACGGACTCCTTCGCCGGCGTCCGGTTCGCGATGGCGGCGGCGGCGATGACACCGACCACCAGCGCCACCGGGAGCGCGACGGCCGTGGCGATCAGCGCCGGGTGGCGCCTCTCCGCGGGGTGTTCTTCGGTCTGTTCGGCTGTGGCGTGTTCGGGTTCGGACATCTCAGTTCTCGGTCGGTGCGGCCGGCGCCGCGATCTGGCAGGTCAGGATCCGGGTGATGCCCTGAACCTTCTTCATGTCGTCGACGACGTCGGACAGACTCGATTCGACGGGTGCGCCCACTCGGGCGATCACGTCGTACGGTCCCAACACGTCCTCGGCCGAGTCGACACCCGCTATCCGGGAGAGTGTCGCCGCGACCGCGGCGGCCTTACCGACCTCTGTCTGGATCAGTACGAAAGCCTGCACCACGGGTCCATCCCTTCCCGTCGTCGTGCGCCGTCATCTCGGTAGAGTCTCGAAAGTCCCCGGGGACTCCCCGCGACACGCCTGCCGGCGTCCCGCACCGGGATGCCCGGCCGCAAACTAAAAGGTACCGCAGTCGCGGCACCCCAACGTGTGACCTGGGCCGCCCGCGGGGACGATCAGCCGAAACGGCCACGACTTCGAAACTGGGAGGGCGACCATCGACACGCCACGACCGAAGCAGGACGACGCCGATCGCACCGTCGCGGAACTCGGCGAGTTCGCGGTGATCGGACGGGCCGTCGCGGGCCGCACCCAGCCGGCGACGACACTCCTCGGGCCCGGCGACGACGCCGCGGTGGTGCGCGCACCGGACGGGCGCGTCGCGGTGTCGGCCGACATGCTCGTCGAGGGCCGACACTTTCGTCTGGACTGGTCGACGCCCGAGCAGGTCGGGCGAAAGGCCGTGGCGCAG
This genomic stretch from Prescottella soli harbors:
- a CDS encoding Lrp/AsnC ligand binding domain-containing protein, with the translated sequence MVQAFVLIQTEVGKAAAVAATLSRIAGVDSAEDVLGPYDVIARVGAPVESSLSDVVDDMKKVQGITRILTCQIAAPAAPTEN
- a CDS encoding D-alanine--D-alanine ligase family protein; protein product: MNNPRTRVAVIFGGRSNEHSVSCVSAGSVLRNLDPERYEVVPIGITTDGSWVLGSTDPATLAIRDRSMPTVDADGTSLALTADPTRSGALVALDKTRAGEILASVDVVFPVLHGAYGEDGTIQGLLELAGIPYVGPGVLASAAGMDKEFTKKLLAAEGLPIGFQVVLRPGTATLTDMQKERLGLPVFVKPARGGSSIGITRVADWDQFDDAVAHARKHDPKVIVESGIVGREVECGVLEFPDGDVRASVVAEIRMPDTDGDESAFYDFDTKYLDDVCEFDVPAKLDDDISEQIRELAVRAFRALDCQGLARVDFFVTAEGPVINEINTMPGFTSISMYPRMWQAVGVEYADLVSTLVDTALARGTGLR
- a CDS encoding NAD(P)H-dependent glycerol-3-phosphate dehydrogenase codes for the protein MSKAAVLGAGSWGTAFAKVLADAGTDVTLWARRSEVADAVVARHENPDYLPGVVLPSTVSATADHEEALAGADLVVLAVPSQSLRGNLERWAGAIGPDATLLSLAKGIESVTLLRMSEVISRVASVDPSRVAVLSGPNLAREIALEQPAATVVACTDEARAMAIQKSCATGYFRPYTNTDVIGCEVGGACKNVIALACGMASGIGLGENTVASLITRGLAEIIRLGVALGANAATLAGLAGVGDLVATCTSPLSRNRSFGERLGLGDSLESAQAATHGQVAEGVKSCSSVRALAAAHGVEMPITEAVHQVCHEGLAVQDAVGMLLGRRVKPE
- a CDS encoding DUF3515 domain-containing protein, with the protein product MSEPEHATAEQTEEHPAERRHPALIATAVALPVALVVGVIAAAAIANRTPAKESVGLGPVEAPAAQSAECTELMGNLPENLGDYTRAELRDPAPEATAAWQPTEGDPVVMRCGLPRPPEFNQASPLSVVDGVQWFEISGAAQGIEASTWYTVDRGVYVALTVPNGSGPTPLQDASAAVTQALPQQPLDPAPVPNP